Proteins encoded within one genomic window of Lysinibacillus louembei:
- a CDS encoding ribosomal L7Ae/L30e/S12e/Gadd45 family protein, with protein sequence MSYNKVKASQTIIGTKQAVKAMRAGQVTELFVALDADSWVTDPAILLAKEIGIPITLVESKKELGKACGIHVGAAVIAITAM encoded by the coding sequence ATGTCTTATAATAAAGTAAAGGCTAGTCAAACAATCATAGGTACAAAGCAAGCAGTGAAAGCAATGCGTGCTGGTCAAGTTACAGAGCTTTTTGTCGCACTCGATGCTGACAGTTGGGTAACCGATCCGGCCATTCTTCTCGCGAAAGAAATCGGTATACCAATTACTTTGGTCGAGTCTAAAAAAGAACTTGGAAAAGCTTGCGGCATTCATGTTGGAGCTGCGGTTATTGCGATTACTGCGATGTAG
- the rplC gene encoding 50S ribosomal protein L3 translates to MAKGILGRKIGMTQVFAENGDLIPVTVIEAAPNVVLQKKTAETDGYEAIQVGFEDKRVKLSNKPEQGHVAKANTAPKRFIREFRNVNVAEYEVGQEVKVEIFAEGDVIDVTGVSKGKGFQGVIKRHGQSRGPMAHGSRYHRRPGSMGPVAPNRVFKQKKLPGQMGGNVVTIQNLEIVKVDAERNLLLVKGNVPGSKKSLVTVKTAVKSK, encoded by the coding sequence ATGGCTAAAGGAATCTTAGGTAGAAAAATCGGTATGACTCAAGTTTTCGCTGAGAACGGTGATTTAATCCCGGTAACAGTAATCGAAGCTGCTCCAAACGTAGTTCTTCAAAAGAAAACTGCTGAAACTGATGGCTACGAAGCAATCCAAGTTGGTTTCGAGGACAAGCGCGTTAAGCTTTCAAACAAACCAGAACAAGGTCACGTAGCAAAAGCAAATACGGCTCCTAAGCGCTTCATTCGTGAGTTCCGCAACGTAAACGTAGCAGAATACGAAGTTGGTCAAGAAGTCAAAGTAGAAATTTTCGCAGAAGGCGATGTAATTGATGTAACAGGTGTTTCAAAAGGTAAAGGTTTCCAAGGTGTAATTAAACGCCACGGACAATCTCGTGGTCCTATGGCCCACGGCTCTCGTTACCACCGTCGTCCTGGTTCAATGGGTCCAGTTGCTCCGAACCGCGTATTCAAACAAAAGAAATTACCTGGTCAAATGGGTGGGAACGTTGTAACAATTCAAAACCTTGAAATCGTTAAGGTTGATGCTGAACGTAATCTACTATTAGTAAAAGGTAATGTTCCTGGTTCTAAAAAATCATTAGTAACAGTTAAAACAGCTGTTAAATCTAAATAA
- a CDS encoding ABC transporter permease — protein sequence MTISRLLTRSMLKNMRHYFLYFFSLIFSVTLYFSFVTLQFNEEVLKQVSSSPTASAGFKAASYLLYFIVLFFVLYANHLFIKRRSKEIGMYQLIGMTKGLIFRLIAIENIILFSGAVFIGIVAGLLSSRFFTMILMKVIGQEILIKLTFNSQAIIQTLMLFSVMLLIILVQLSWMIRRVSLLSLFTASKQTEERVKRFSMWQMFVGALGIIFIGYGYYESTHLFTTNDVNILLKRMIVILALTIGGAFLVFRYSVAFVFNLRRLMKNGHLTTTDVLAVTPIMHRMKGNAKSLTLITVLTAVSLAISTLAYISYYSAEQGVRNAVPADYVLLTEKGPAFLALLDKQNIDYRAITYEDMNAEFDVSRLLKNPNDANQIFYAESGMKQVVSQSFYEQIHGKVELAEDEAILTNMTDGVTSMYAMNKQGEIEVTIETLGNRLKDRLKIVDVRQESTLVQNGSNLVIYAVLVVSDTKYAEYKKFYGERKYMPQTLVFLENKSDVALAEELYVQSGADIRAVYGEGEDQIILKQNSYKQERQVYMSIFGMTIFIAAFLGLAFLLTTGSILYFKQIAEADEEQASYTILRKIGFSEQDVLKGIVWKQAFNFGVPLLIGLLHSYFAVKSGWFLFGTELVAPMLIMIGLYVLMYAVFMLLSIQYYRKTIKGCL from the coding sequence ATGACGATTAGTCGTTTACTTACACGCTCCATGCTAAAAAATATGCGTCATTATTTTTTATATTTCTTCTCGCTCATTTTCAGTGTGACACTTTATTTTTCCTTTGTTACGCTCCAATTTAATGAAGAAGTACTAAAACAGGTGTCCAGCAGCCCAACGGCATCAGCTGGTTTCAAGGCAGCATCGTATTTACTTTATTTTATCGTTTTGTTTTTTGTGCTTTATGCGAATCATTTATTTATCAAAAGACGCAGCAAGGAAATCGGTATGTATCAGCTGATTGGAATGACAAAGGGGCTTATTTTTCGCTTAATTGCGATTGAAAACATCATATTGTTTAGTGGTGCGGTCTTCATCGGTATTGTAGCAGGGCTTTTAAGCTCACGATTTTTTACAATGATTTTAATGAAGGTAATTGGGCAAGAGATATTAATTAAGCTAACATTTAATTCGCAAGCAATTATACAAACGCTCATGCTATTTAGTGTGATGCTTTTGATTATTTTAGTGCAGCTTAGCTGGATGATTCGACGTGTCTCACTATTATCACTTTTTACAGCTTCTAAACAAACAGAGGAGCGTGTGAAACGCTTTAGTATGTGGCAAATGTTTGTTGGAGCGCTTGGGATTATCTTCATTGGTTACGGTTACTATGAGTCCACACACTTATTTACGACTAATGATGTAAATATATTATTAAAACGCATGATAGTTATTTTAGCATTAACTATTGGAGGAGCATTTTTAGTTTTCCGCTATTCTGTTGCCTTTGTCTTCAATTTACGTCGGTTAATGAAGAATGGTCATTTAACTACGACGGATGTGTTAGCGGTAACGCCGATTATGCATCGGATGAAAGGCAATGCGAAATCACTAACGCTAATTACTGTATTAACGGCAGTTTCGCTTGCTATTTCAACGCTTGCCTATATTTCCTATTATTCAGCAGAGCAAGGAGTAAGGAATGCCGTACCAGCTGATTATGTGCTTCTAACGGAGAAAGGACCTGCATTTTTAGCGTTGTTAGATAAGCAAAACATTGACTATCGTGCCATAACATATGAGGATATGAATGCAGAATTTGATGTGTCTCGCTTATTAAAAAATCCTAATGACGCCAATCAGATTTTTTATGCAGAATCTGGCATGAAACAGGTGGTTTCACAATCTTTTTATGAGCAAATACATGGAAAAGTTGAGTTAGCAGAGGATGAGGCAATTTTAACGAATATGACAGATGGAGTCACTTCGATGTATGCAATGAATAAACAAGGGGAAATCGAAGTAACGATTGAAACATTAGGAAATCGCTTAAAAGATAGATTAAAGATTGTTGATGTGCGCCAAGAAAGCACCCTTGTACAAAATGGGAGCAACCTAGTGATTTACGCAGTGCTTGTAGTGTCAGATACAAAGTATGCGGAGTATAAAAAATTTTACGGTGAGCGCAAGTATATGCCACAAACGCTAGTCTTTTTAGAGAACAAAAGCGATGTAGCGTTGGCTGAAGAGCTATATGTGCAATCAGGAGCTGATATACGAGCTGTTTATGGTGAGGGTGAAGATCAAATTATCTTAAAGCAAAATTCATATAAGCAGGAGCGGCAAGTGTATATGAGCATTTTCGGAATGACGATTTTTATTGCAGCATTTTTAGGACTAGCCTTTTTATTAACAACAGGTAGTATTTTATATTTCAAGCAGATTGCTGAAGCAGATGAGGAGCAGGCGAGTTACACGATTTTAAGAAAAATTGGCTTTTCTGAGCAGGATGTTTTAAAGGGCATTGTTTGGAAGCAAGCATTTAATTTCGGTGTGCCCCTATTGATTGGTTTATTGCATAGCTATTTTGCGGTAAAGTCTGGGTGGTTTTTATTTGGCACAGAGCTAGTAGCGCCGATGCTTATTATGATAGGGCTGTATGTGTTAATGTATGCGGTGTTTATGCTGCTATCGATTCAATACTATCGAAAGACGATCAAAGGTTGCCTATGA
- the rpsG gene encoding 30S ribosomal protein S7 has product MPRKGPVSKRDVLPDPLYNSKLVTRLINKMMIDGKRGTSQKILYGAFELVKERSGNDPIEVFEAALNNVMPVLEVRARRVGGSNYQVPVEVRPERRTTLGLRYLVNYARLRGEKTMEERLANEILDASNNTGASVKKREDMHKMAEANKAFAHYRW; this is encoded by the coding sequence ATGCCTCGTAAAGGTCCTGTTTCCAAACGTGACGTGTTACCAGATCCACTTTATAATTCAAAGCTAGTAACTCGTTTAATCAATAAAATGATGATTGATGGTAAAAGAGGTACTTCTCAAAAGATTTTATACGGTGCGTTCGAATTAGTAAAAGAGCGTTCTGGTAATGATCCGATTGAAGTATTCGAAGCTGCATTAAACAACGTAATGCCAGTTTTAGAAGTACGCGCTCGTCGTGTAGGTGGTTCTAACTACCAAGTACCAGTAGAAGTACGTCCAGAGCGTCGTACAACTTTAGGTCTTCGTTATTTAGTAAACTACGCTCGTCTTCGTGGTGAAAAAACAATGGAAGAGCGTTTAGCGAACGAAATCTTAGATGCATCAAACAACACTGGTGCTTCAGTTAAGAAACGTGAAGATATGCACAAAATGGCAGAAGCGAACAAAGCATTTGCTCACTACCGTTGGTAA
- the rplD gene encoding 50S ribosomal protein L4 has product MAKVSVLSQTGASVGEIELNDAIFGIEPNEAVLFDAVIAQRASLRQGNHKVKNRSEVAGGGRKPWRQKGTGRARQGSIRSPQWRGGGVVFGPTPRSYSYKLPKKVRRLALKSALSAKVVEQNFLVLDALTLNAPKTKDFAAILKALEINSKALFVTAELDENVALSARNIPGVTVLTASGINVLDLLGHDKVVFTKAAVEKVEEVLG; this is encoded by the coding sequence ATGGCAAAGGTATCTGTACTTAGTCAAACAGGCGCTTCAGTTGGCGAAATCGAATTGAACGATGCGATTTTCGGAATCGAGCCAAACGAAGCTGTATTATTCGACGCAGTAATCGCACAACGTGCTTCTCTTCGTCAAGGTAATCACAAAGTAAAAAACCGTTCTGAAGTTGCTGGTGGTGGTCGTAAGCCATGGCGTCAAAAAGGAACTGGTCGTGCTCGTCAAGGTTCGATCCGCTCTCCACAATGGCGCGGCGGTGGTGTCGTATTCGGTCCAACTCCACGTAGCTATTCATATAAACTACCGAAGAAAGTTCGCCGCTTAGCTCTTAAATCAGCTTTATCAGCTAAAGTTGTAGAACAAAACTTCTTAGTACTTGATGCATTAACTTTAAATGCACCAAAAACAAAAGATTTCGCTGCTATTTTAAAAGCGTTAGAAATCAATTCAAAAGCATTATTCGTTACTGCTGAGTTAGATGAAAACGTAGCATTATCTGCTCGTAACATCCCAGGCGTGACTGTTTTAACAGCTAGCGGAATCAACGTTCTTGATCTTTTAGGTCATGACAAAGTTGTATTCACAAAAGCTGCAGTAGAAAAGGTTGAGGAGGTGCTTGGATAA
- the tuf gene encoding elongation factor Tu: protein MAKEKFDRSKTHANIGTIGHVDHGKTTLTAAIATVLAKKMGGEAKSYADIDNAPEEKERGITINTSHIEYETDSRHYAHVDCPGHADYVKNMITGAAQMDGGILVVSAADGPMPQTREHILLSRQVGVPYLVVFMNKCDMVDDEELLELVEMEIRDLLSEYDFPGDDLPVIKGSALKALEGEPEWEEKIVELMNAVDEYIPTPERQTDKPFMMPVEDVFSITGRGTVATGRVERGQVKVGDVVEIVGIAEEAKSTTVTGVEMFRKLLDYAEAGDNIGALLRGVAREEIQRGQVLAKPGSITPHTNFKAEVYVLSKEEGGRHTPFFSNYRPQFYFRTTDVTGICNLPEGVEMVMPGDNIEMTVELIAPIALEEGTKFSIREGGRTVGAGVVASIQK from the coding sequence ATGGCTAAAGAAAAATTTGACCGTTCGAAAACGCATGCTAACATTGGTACAATTGGTCACGTTGACCATGGTAAAACTACTTTAACTGCTGCTATTGCAACAGTTCTTGCTAAAAAAATGGGTGGAGAAGCTAAATCATATGCTGATATCGATAACGCTCCAGAAGAAAAAGAGCGTGGTATCACAATCAACACTTCTCACATCGAGTATGAAACTGATTCTCGTCACTATGCACACGTTGACTGCCCAGGACACGCTGACTATGTTAAAAACATGATCACTGGTGCTGCGCAAATGGACGGCGGTATCTTAGTAGTATCTGCTGCTGATGGTCCAATGCCACAAACTCGTGAGCACATCCTTTTATCTCGTCAAGTAGGTGTTCCTTACTTAGTAGTATTCATGAACAAATGTGATATGGTAGACGACGAAGAATTATTAGAATTAGTAGAAATGGAAATCCGTGACCTACTTTCTGAATATGACTTCCCAGGTGATGATCTACCAGTTATCAAAGGTTCTGCTCTTAAAGCTCTTGAAGGTGAGCCAGAGTGGGAAGAAAAAATCGTTGAATTAATGAACGCTGTTGATGAGTACATCCCAACTCCAGAGCGCCAAACTGACAAACCATTCATGATGCCAGTAGAGGACGTATTCTCTATCACTGGTCGTGGTACAGTAGCAACTGGCCGTGTTGAACGTGGTCAAGTTAAAGTTGGTGACGTAGTTGAGATCGTTGGTATCGCTGAAGAAGCTAAATCAACAACTGTAACAGGCGTTGAAATGTTCCGTAAATTATTAGACTATGCTGAAGCTGGTGACAACATCGGTGCATTACTTCGTGGTGTAGCTCGTGAAGAAATCCAACGTGGTCAAGTATTAGCTAAACCAGGCTCAATCACTCCACACACTAACTTCAAAGCAGAAGTTTACGTTTTATCAAAAGAAGAGGGTGGCCGTCATACTCCATTCTTCTCTAACTACCGTCCTCAGTTCTACTTCCGTACAACTGACGTAACAGGTATCTGTAACTTACCAGAAGGCGTAGAAATGGTTATGCCTGGCGATAACATCGAAATGACAGTAGAACTTATCGCTCCAATCGCTCTTGAAGAAGGTACTAAATTCTCTATCCGTGAGGGTGGCCGTACTGTAGGCGCTGGCGTAGTTGCTTCTATCCAAAAATAA
- a CDS encoding sensor histidine kinase: protein MIQLFLRQHMLWISFFMGMLFIWNVICMLDIGFASISVSYLNSIAILVLIIFLTARYYWERPSLKQLLHQNLLQNVEGARWDFYTRQVIELYEEQKQRQVQLVQKIKFDKEEEQDELLAWVHEIKAPLTAMKLMIEQLEDYKARNRLEQEWLRLHLLVDQQLHQTRLQTLAEDNRLEQVQLRSIVFKEIREFQTWCMEKGIGFQIDELEEVVLTDAKWLGFILRQILSNAIKYSPHHSEIVVSVAYDAQGHALLKIKDVGQGIRAEDLPRIFKKSYTGTIGRETNVATGMGLYLAKRAATALGIQLYVDSIYGKGTTVVLQFPIENEYVQTFGM, encoded by the coding sequence ATGATTCAACTTTTTTTAAGGCAACATATGCTGTGGATTAGTTTTTTTATGGGAATGCTTTTCATATGGAATGTCATTTGTATGCTTGATATCGGATTTGCCTCTATATCTGTTAGTTATTTAAATAGTATAGCTATCCTAGTGCTCATCATATTTTTAACAGCTCGTTATTATTGGGAAAGACCTAGCTTGAAGCAACTCCTTCATCAAAATTTACTACAGAATGTTGAAGGTGCTCGTTGGGATTTTTATACGCGACAAGTAATTGAACTGTATGAAGAACAAAAGCAAAGACAAGTACAACTTGTCCAAAAAATTAAATTTGACAAAGAGGAAGAACAGGATGAGCTGTTAGCATGGGTGCATGAAATTAAAGCACCACTCACCGCGATGAAATTAATGATTGAACAGCTAGAGGATTATAAAGCGCGTAATCGACTGGAGCAAGAATGGCTACGCCTACATTTATTAGTTGATCAACAATTGCATCAAACGCGATTGCAAACATTAGCAGAGGATAACCGGCTTGAACAGGTGCAATTACGGTCAATCGTTTTTAAAGAAATACGTGAATTCCAAACGTGGTGTATGGAAAAGGGAATTGGATTCCAAATAGATGAGCTAGAGGAAGTCGTTTTGACAGATGCCAAGTGGCTGGGGTTTATTTTACGACAGATACTATCGAATGCCATCAAGTATAGTCCGCACCATAGTGAGATTGTCGTGAGCGTTGCATATGATGCACAAGGACATGCCTTGCTCAAAATCAAGGATGTAGGACAAGGAATTCGTGCAGAAGACTTGCCACGCATTTTCAAAAAATCCTATACGGGTACAATTGGTAGAGAAACGAATGTGGCTACAGGGATGGGGCTTTATTTAGCGAAGCGTGCTGCGACAGCTTTAGGAATTCAATTATATGTTGATTCGATATATGGGAAAGGAACAACGGTTGTATTACAATTTCCTATAGAAAACGAATATGTACAAACATTCGGTATGTGA
- a CDS encoding response regulator transcription factor, with protein sequence MKVFLIEDDISIFRLIEERLQQWSLNVIGPKNFQKVMDVFTKETPQLVIIDIQLPAYDGFHWCREIRAISNVPILFLSSRDHPMDMVMAMQLGADDFVQKPFHMEVLVAKIQALLRRTYDYQQQAQSMISWQDAIIDYERGILTYNNQQIDFTKNELFILKLLVARVDKIVSRDELMRKLWDDERFVNDNTLTVNINRLRQKLEEVGLIDVIVTKKGLGYMAVSQ encoded by the coding sequence ATGAAAGTTTTTCTAATTGAAGATGATATATCAATTTTTCGCTTAATAGAAGAACGATTGCAGCAATGGTCGTTAAATGTTATAGGGCCAAAGAATTTTCAAAAAGTGATGGATGTTTTCACAAAGGAAACCCCACAGCTTGTTATTATAGATATTCAATTACCCGCTTACGATGGCTTTCATTGGTGCCGAGAAATTAGAGCGATATCCAATGTGCCAATTTTGTTTTTATCATCAAGAGACCATCCAATGGATATGGTTATGGCGATGCAACTAGGAGCGGATGATTTTGTACAAAAGCCGTTTCATATGGAGGTGCTTGTAGCTAAAATCCAAGCATTGTTAAGACGCACATATGATTATCAACAACAGGCGCAGTCGATGATTAGCTGGCAGGACGCCATCATTGATTATGAACGAGGCATTCTTACATATAACAATCAGCAAATCGATTTTACGAAAAATGAGCTATTTATTTTGAAGCTACTAGTAGCGCGAGTAGATAAAATTGTATCACGGGATGAATTAATGCGTAAATTATGGGATGATGAACGCTTCGTCAATGACAATACGTTAACGGTAAATATTAACCGTCTCCGTCAAAAGCTTGAAGAAGTAGGGTTAATCGATGTCATTGTGACGAAAAAAGGACTTGGTTATATGGCGGTGTCACAATGA
- the fusA gene encoding elongation factor G, producing the protein MKREFSLENTRNIGIMAHIDAGKTTTTERILYYTGKIHKIGETHEGASQMDWMEQEQERGITITSAATTAQWKGNRVNIIDTPGHVDFTVEVERSLRVLDGAVTVLDAQSGVEPQTETVWRQATTYGVPRIVFINKMDKMGADFLYSVGTLHDRLQANAHPIQLPIGAEDEFKGIIDLIEMTVTYYDNEEGTAVREGEAIPEEYQAQAEEYREKLIDAVASVDEDLMEKYLEGEEITVAELKAAIRKATIAVEFYPVICGTAFKHKGVRKMLDAVIDYLPSPVDVPAIKGTSVDGDEELERKSSDDEPFSALAFKVMTDPFVGKLTFFRVYSGILDSGSYVQNSTKGKRERVGRILQMHANSREEISKVFAGDIAAAVGLKDTTTGDTLCDEKNLVILESMEFPEPVISLSVEPKSKADQDKMGQALSKLQEEDPTFRAHTDQETGQTIISGMGELHLDILVDRMKREFKVECNVGAPMVSYRETFRGSAQVQGKFTRQSGGRGQYGDVWIEFSPNEEGKGFEFENAIVGGVVPREYIPAVEAGLRDSLDRGVVAGYPLIDIKAKLFDGSYHDVDSNEMAFKIAASMALKAAASKCSPVILEPMMKVEVVIPEEYLGDIMGNVTARRGRVEGMEARGNSQVVRAMVPLSEMFGYATTLRSATQGRGVFSMVFDHYEEVPKSIAEDIIKKNKGE; encoded by the coding sequence ATGAAACGCGAATTCTCACTAGAGAATACACGTAATATCGGAATCATGGCTCACATTGACGCTGGTAAAACAACGACAACTGAGCGTATCCTTTATTACACTGGTAAAATCCACAAAATCGGTGAAACTCACGAAGGTGCTTCTCAAATGGACTGGATGGAGCAAGAGCAAGAGCGTGGTATTACAATCACGTCTGCTGCGACAACAGCTCAATGGAAAGGCAACCGCGTAAATATTATCGATACACCAGGACACGTAGACTTCACTGTAGAAGTAGAACGTTCTTTACGTGTACTTGACGGTGCGGTAACAGTACTTGATGCTCAATCAGGTGTTGAACCACAAACTGAAACAGTATGGCGTCAAGCAACTACTTATGGTGTACCACGTATTGTATTCATTAACAAAATGGATAAAATGGGTGCAGACTTCTTATACTCTGTAGGCACTTTACATGACCGCTTACAAGCAAATGCACATCCAATCCAATTACCAATTGGTGCGGAAGATGAGTTCAAAGGAATTATTGACTTAATCGAAATGACTGTAACTTACTACGATAACGAAGAAGGTACAGCGGTTCGTGAAGGTGAAGCGATTCCTGAAGAATATCAAGCACAAGCTGAAGAATACCGTGAGAAATTAATCGATGCTGTTGCAAGTGTTGATGAAGACCTTATGGAGAAGTATTTAGAAGGTGAAGAAATCACTGTTGCTGAATTAAAGGCAGCTATCCGTAAAGCGACAATCGCGGTAGAATTCTACCCAGTAATTTGTGGTACAGCATTCAAACACAAAGGTGTTCGTAAAATGCTAGACGCAGTTATTGATTACTTACCATCACCAGTTGATGTACCAGCAATTAAAGGTACTTCAGTTGATGGAGATGAAGAGTTAGAGCGTAAATCTTCTGACGATGAGCCATTCTCAGCTTTAGCATTTAAAGTTATGACGGATCCATTCGTTGGTAAATTAACATTCTTCCGTGTGTACTCAGGTATCTTAGATTCTGGTTCATACGTACAAAACTCTACAAAAGGTAAACGTGAGCGTGTAGGTCGTATTCTACAAATGCACGCGAACAGCCGTGAAGAAATTTCGAAAGTATTCGCTGGTGACATCGCTGCTGCTGTAGGTCTTAAAGATACGACTACTGGTGACACTTTATGTGACGAGAAAAACCTTGTTATTTTAGAGTCAATGGAATTCCCAGAGCCAGTAATCTCTTTATCTGTAGAGCCTAAATCAAAAGCTGACCAAGATAAAATGGGTCAAGCACTTTCTAAGTTACAAGAAGAAGATCCAACATTCCGTGCCCACACTGACCAAGAAACTGGTCAAACAATCATCTCTGGTATGGGTGAGTTACACTTAGACATCTTAGTTGACCGTATGAAACGTGAATTCAAAGTTGAATGTAACGTTGGTGCGCCAATGGTATCTTACCGTGAAACGTTCCGTGGTTCAGCTCAAGTTCAAGGTAAATTCACACGCCAATCAGGTGGTCGTGGTCAATACGGTGACGTTTGGATCGAGTTCTCACCAAACGAAGAAGGTAAAGGCTTCGAGTTTGAAAATGCTATCGTTGGTGGTGTAGTACCACGTGAATATATTCCAGCAGTTGAAGCAGGTCTTCGTGACTCGCTTGACCGTGGGGTTGTCGCTGGTTACCCATTAATCGACATCAAAGCGAAATTATTCGATGGTTCTTACCATGATGTTGACTCAAACGAAATGGCGTTCAAAATTGCTGCTTCTATGGCTTTAAAAGCTGCTGCTTCTAAATGTAGCCCAGTTATTTTAGAGCCAATGATGAAAGTTGAAGTTGTAATTCCAGAAGAGTATCTTGGTGATATCATGGGTAACGTAACTGCTCGTCGTGGACGTGTAGAAGGTATGGAAGCTCGTGGTAACTCTCAAGTAGTACGCGCAATGGTGCCACTATCTGAAATGTTCGGATATGCAACAACTTTACGTTCTGCAACACAAGGTCGCGGTGTATTCTCAATGGTGTTTGACCACTATGAAGAAGTACCAAAATCAATTGCAGAAGATATCATCAAAAAAAATAAAGGTGAATAA
- a CDS encoding ABC transporter ATP-binding protein has protein sequence MNILTARKVRKTYGKRLTTVEVLKGIDLEVSKGEFVGIMGPSGSGKTTLLNVLCSIDRVTEGMVEINGQALQQMKERELAAFRRDALGFIFQDYNLLDTLTVKENILLPLAIKKLPQKAAEQRFRELVEILDIEDIIAKYPNEISGGQKQRTSAARALITNPSIVFADEPTGALDSKSATALLKNLEQINIERHVTIMMVTHDAVAASFCSRVLFLKDGALYTELYKGDKTRQEFFQQILSTQSVLGGDGYDD, from the coding sequence ATGAACATTTTAACGGCTCGTAAAGTCCGTAAAACATATGGTAAGCGTTTAACAACAGTCGAAGTATTGAAAGGCATCGATTTAGAAGTGAGCAAAGGGGAGTTTGTTGGCATTATGGGGCCTTCTGGTTCAGGGAAAACAACTTTACTCAATGTGCTGTGCTCAATTGACCGGGTAACAGAAGGGATGGTTGAAATTAATGGGCAGGCTTTGCAGCAAATGAAGGAGCGTGAGCTAGCGGCCTTTAGGCGAGATGCGCTTGGTTTTATTTTTCAAGATTATAATTTGCTCGATACGTTGACGGTGAAGGAAAATATTTTATTGCCATTGGCGATAAAAAAACTACCACAAAAAGCGGCAGAGCAACGCTTTCGGGAGCTTGTTGAAATTTTGGACATTGAAGATATTATCGCAAAATATCCAAATGAAATTTCAGGAGGACAAAAGCAACGTACTTCTGCGGCGCGTGCGTTAATTACAAACCCGTCAATTGTTTTTGCAGATGAACCAACGGGAGCACTTGACTCGAAATCAGCAACGGCACTTTTGAAAAACTTGGAGCAAATTAACATAGAACGCCATGTAACAATTATGATGGTGACACATGATGCGGTGGCAGCGAGCTTTTGCTCACGTGTACTTTTTTTAAAGGATGGGGCGCTCTATACAGAGCTTTATAAAGGCGATAAGACGCGTCAGGAATTTTTTCAGCAAATTTTAAGTACGCAAAGTGTTTTAGGTGGTGATGGCTATGACGATTAG
- the rpsJ gene encoding 30S ribosomal protein S10, with amino-acid sequence MAKQKIRIRLKAYDHRILDQSAEKIVETAKRSGASVSGPIPLPTERSVYTILRAVHKYKDSREQFEMRTHKRLIDIVNPTPQTVDALMKLDLPSGVDIEIKL; translated from the coding sequence ATGGCAAAACAAAAAATTCGTATTCGTTTAAAAGCGTATGATCACCGTATTCTTGATCAGTCTGCTGAGAAAATTGTTGAAACTGCTAAACGTTCAGGTGCAAGCGTATCGGGTCCAATTCCGTTACCGACAGAACGTTCTGTGTATACAATTCTTCGTGCGGTTCACAAGTACAAAGATTCTCGTGAGCAATTCGAAATGCGTACGCATAAACGTCTAATCGATATCGTTAACCCAACACCACAAACTGTTGATGCGTTAATGAAGCTTGATTTACCATCTGGCGTTGATATTGAAATCAAACTTTAA
- the rpsL gene encoding 30S ribosomal protein S12, whose protein sequence is MPTINQLVRKPRKSKITKSNSPALNKGYNSFKKSLTDVKSPQKRGVCTRVGTMTPKKPNSALRKYARVRLSNLIEVTAYIPGEGHNLQEHSVVLIRGGRVKDLPGVRYHIVRGALDTAGVNGRMQSRSLYGAKRPKEKK, encoded by the coding sequence ATGCCTACAATTAACCAATTGGTACGTAAGCCTCGTAAATCTAAAATCACGAAATCAAATTCACCAGCGTTAAACAAAGGTTATAACTCATTTAAAAAATCTTTAACTGACGTTAAATCTCCACAAAAACGCGGTGTTTGTACTCGTGTAGGTACTATGACGCCTAAAAAACCTAACTCAGCGTTACGTAAATACGCTCGTGTACGTTTAAGCAACCTAATCGAGGTTACTGCGTACATCCCAGGTGAAGGCCACAACTTACAAGAGCACAGTGTTGTTCTTATCCGTGGCGGTCGTGTAAAAGACTTACCGGGTGTTCGTTACCATATCGTACGTGGTGCTCTTGATACTGCTGGTGTAAACGGCCGTATGCAATCACGTTCTCTATACGGTGCAAAACGCCCTAAAGAAAAGAAATAA